The nucleotide sequence cggcgagtcgaccGCCTCCTTGTCATCTGACtccttgctttcctcctcctcttcttcatccaaaGATTCCCATTCACCGCTCTCCTCCGCACTGGCCTCTCCCTCCTGGCCCTGCTCTAGAACTTGTTCACCATTGCGCATCGAATACATGTCAGtaaaaacctacaagacaagaagtcgagtAAAAGTCAATCGAGCTCAAGAGCAGTCGGAATGTATATGCAAAGATAGTCAGAATGAAGAACATACCTTGTCGGGCTGATTGTCATCACTGAAGGGAAcgactctcctggctcctctggggttgtctttgttgcctgTAATGCACTTCAACCACATGGCCATGGTCTTGGCTGGCACTTCCTCTGAATGAACACGAGCAGTGTCGTCAGCCCCAGAGTATAGCCACATGGGATGGTCATGGGCCTAAaggggctggatgcgtcgactggggaatacttccagcaggtccatgccagtgacaccctcattgatcagttggaccactttctcaaccagcatcttcgtctcCACGTTCTCAGCAACAGTCACTTTCAGCGAGGAAGGAGTCTGGACACGGTCAAAAGTGAAGTGGGGAAGGCTGATCGACTGACCTGGGGTTGCGAGGTCctagcagtagaaccaggtcgactgccagctcCTAACCGATTTAGGGAGAGTCATGGAAGGAAAAGAACTCCTctgcctcttctggatacccaaacccccacacatctgaatgacatgggttttctcatcactcgtgttcgctttcttcaccgactgagaatggatggtgaaaatatgtttgaaaagacccccagtgcggtcgacaccccagaaagTTCTCACACATAGACACGAACGCGACAAGGTACGGGATGGTATTGGGAGAAAAATGATGGAGTTGGGCactgaagaagttcaagaagcctcgGAAGAAGGGGTGCGAAGGAAGCGAGAAGCCccggtcgatgtgggtggcgagcagtacaaactcacccggtcgaggctgcgGCTCCATCGCCCCCTCAAGCAGCCTGCTGCACCCTTGGCGATCAGCCCGGACTCCACCAGCTCATCCAGATCTTCCTGCCGGAGTGAAGAccagatccaatcgccctggatccaacctggcggcagccccgagcgcgatgacgACCCACGATtctgcttcttgcccttcgccgcccccgtcACCTTCTTCACGCATttcagcgccgccgtcttgtccttcaccatggtggcggagcggcggcgtcgagagtGGAGGAGCCAGAtgcagtggagaagcagaggaagaagaaagaaaacagacgcacgatgtgcagacgcctcggcTTCGTCTCCTTATAaagggccgcttccgagtggctgacatgtgggaccgggcgatcctgtcaaatcccgcaacagtcgcgcgcgacgtacgtggcgaaaaaggtggtgcggagATCAAGGCGCTATTGTTTATCCGCCCCGCTTACTTCGGCacgccccgtcccgcgcgcttccccgaaattttgaATCCCGTGAAATCCGAGATACACTGCaatcaatcgcgccaaagattctgCGCCACAAGACAGCACTCAGCGAATGATGCTACAAGTTCATTCGGCAactctctgaatggatcaaggcgactaaatCGAAGCTGAAGCACCAATGTAAGCCTTCCGTCCTGTATAAAACACTCGCGAGACACAAAGCTCGgaacaagttcaacttcaacctactttccactcgaaccttaatccattcaggggctactgatgagggtacagacccggggtagggtcataggcctgacctatacggcctacccaaggtcactaccctaaaagataagaagtccaagaggcaacaaagaacccccagtcaaaggtgttgagtgcaatccactcgaccaatcataacACTTGGATACCCCTCCTACCTGTTGTCACTCGACCATAtaaggaatcactcgacctactggagaccaggagtcactcagcactgCAACGGTCAGACGTTCACTCAGTAGTAtttaaggtcattaatagcacttatggtcggcgttatcagtaacgcccctactttatgtacattaagccccttgtaatggaggatggatggggtcctggcgcactctatataagccacccccctcctttgggacaagggttcgcaccccctataacaccacacacatataatccagtcgaccgcctccaggcaccgagaagtagggcttttacttccaccgtgaagggcctgaacttgtaaatctTGTGCGTACgacttcaccatagctgagatcttgcctctccatacctacccccctttctactgtcagtcttagaaccacgacactccctccattcacaaataaaAGATGTTCacttttttctgaatcggatgtatatagatacgTTTTAGTgcgtttgttcactcatttcagtccatatGTGGTTCATATTGAagtatccaaaacatcttatatccAAAATGTTTTACTTTGTTCGTATTTATCCATTTCACTCAACTTTGAACTACACCACGACAAGGATTATGAAGCGGGGTCGCTCCCATGGAGCATCTCGGGCAAAAAACCCAGCCGCCACCCACCGCTGCCCCCTCCACCCCCTCCCTCCCCTGCCCCCGCGGGCACATGTCGCTGGGCAAAGCCCCGGCGGCGGCAGGCGGGGGCCGGATCTCGTTCCTCGCGCGGTTGTCAGCTCTCTCGTGCGAGATCTGTGGCGTTTTGGGCGCTCCGGTGGTGGTGCGTGTGGGGCGGCCCCTGACTACTCCCGACAGTGCTCCGGTTCTTGCGTCCGTCCTGCATCCATGGCTGCGGGGTGGTTCGGTGATGGAGGCCTCTGCACGGGGCGGGGGGTGGTTCCCAGGCGGCGGCGCTCCACTAGGCTCGCCCCAGATCTCTTGCTGCCCGGGTGTGCTACGGAGTGCGCGGCCGGATCTGGCTCGGATCCATTGTGGGGcgcccccgttcctcttctctaCTGAAGTTTGGGCTTCCCCTGTCGCTTTCCTACGTAGGCGTTGGGTGGTTCTTGATGGGTGGCCTTGGGCTTCCCGGTGTGGTCTTGGCCGGCGTGGTGCCGGGCGACGCCGTTGGTCAGCTCTTCTATCGTCTATCGGCCTGCTGCGTTTGCACCGGTCGGCGGTTCCTTGGCAGGCAGATGGCGGCCATGGATGCGGCTTGCTCTTCACATAGGGTGCAACGGTGGACGGTCGGAGAGGCCCCCCTTGTCTTGTTGTCGGTCTGGATGGACGCTTGTCCGTCGGGTTGTCGAGCTTCATGGCTTCACTGTGGCGGCCATGGATGCGGCTTCCTCCCACCCGGGAGGGCCGTGGCTTGGGGCTGGCCGTCTTTCCTTCCTGACGGGATCTCATTCTCGTTGGTGTTCTTATGGGTCGTGCTCGAGTGCTCCTTCGTGTGTCTCTGCTAGGCGGTGCCCGGCGACCCCACTAGTGGCACACAGGTGTCGTGGTGCCGTCTTGTCCTCGCATGACCTTTCAACTGCGCCCCACGGCATAAGTGGTGCCGCGGCGTTGTGTAGTCTCGGAAGTGTGTCGTCTTCGATTGCGTCGACGGTACAGTGTCTTGGTTGGGTCTGCCAGGCGATGCCCTTCGACTTCGCCGGCGGCACACAGGTGCCGTGGCGCCGTCTCGGCCTGACGTGTCCTTTGGAATGTACCCCATGACACAGGTGGTGTCGCGGCGTTGTGCAGTCTGGGAGCGTGATGCCCTTCGATGGCGTCGACGGTGCAGTGTCTTTGCTTGGTCCCGGTTGGCCGATGCCGTTCGACTACAATGGTGGTgcttttctttgtgttgtgttgtGTTTTCCCTCTTTGTTCCCCATGTGAGGTGTTTTGTCGGTGCTTGTTGTTTTCTTTTATCTCTTATCCTCCCGTGTCTCCTGTATCTCTGGTTCACTTGAACCCATCTTGCAACAGGCTGCAAAGCCTCATAGGCAAATGAATACAATTCTGATGGGGAGTCCTTGTTTGTTTCCATGACGAACATAGAATACCCACTGTCACAGAATACCCAATTGGGACAAGAGGGATTTTCTGGACGTCCCCAATTTCTACTTCAAGCTAGTGGCTCTAACTTATTTTGACAGTGATGTGAGATCCAATAAATTATTAGCGCATTGAAATTATTGGATTGgcttcagtttgtctaattcacatctagatgtttttaagGATGTCACGTCTAAGCTCCCAtaaatatataatgcagcaacaagaaacaaaaaaaattaggacaaaagAAAAAGACCACAAATAGAATGGACATCGACAGATCCTTCACTATATATGGGGCGTACTTAATCCCTCTATTTTTTTAGTTGCTTAATCCCTCTGTATTAAAGGCAATGGGGGCACAATAGTACAGCTAGGTGCCCTCAGGATCTACTTGGATTTGAATGCATGCACCCATATTCTCGTACTATATTTCGCGTTTTTTATTCATTTTAGATGATCATAGCTACATTTATAGATACAGAATAATGACGATATGCAGCCAAAGTTAAGCAAACGTAAGGTGGAATGATTCTTTGTCGAGTGCAGCGAGCACTCAATATTTGATCAGGAACGAATTAGCGTGGGGTCTGATCGAGATTAACTCTACTTATGTTTCCCCGCACAAGATTATGCGCTATGCATGATAGCATGTACGGACGGGCACTTTATGAGAAGAAAAAATGCTACGTGAGATAGAATATGTATATCAACAACGTTAGCATGCATCCCTTTTcacaaaggaaaaggaaaagagagaaagaaaacaagCTTTAGCATGCACCCATGGAGCTCACAGGGAAAACAGAAGCAGAGAAAGAGATGAAGGGATAACCGAAAGCAAAATAAACGAATTGTATATATGCGATCACCACTCAAAAAGTACTTCACCGGCTGTTAGCATATGCTATCTCCGAAAACAAAAACCGCTAGTACTACAATTTTAGAGGAAAACAGTGTGCTAGGCGAGCATGCATCGCTTGGTGATGACCATTACTCCATTCGGCTAGCAGTTAATTAGCAGCTACAGAGCTACTCCTCCGTCTAAGTTCATTAAAGCATCTAAGACCGGACCTACTAGATCCAGCCTCCCGCGTATGCGCCCAAACGTGTCCATGAATAGTGACCGATCACCCTTCAAATGCCAACGTCCACAACCGTATACCTTGTATCCGGTCCCGAATTCATGCTATTCATGCAACGCGAGAGAAACTATGTGGATCAACGAACAAACGGACATAGATCAACGTTAACGTAATTCCTTATGGACATAGTATCACAATTCATCGGACCAAAAGAGACGGTTCATCACACCAAATAGACATAGATTCAAACTAAAAACTAACTAAACTACTAAACGAAGATGAACGGGGGCGTCGAAAGCCACCACTTCCTCGCTGGTCCCTTGTCGTTGAGGTCACGGGAGCGGTTGTAGTCCTCCGCATTGGCGTCGGCGGTGGGAGGGGCATCGTCAAAGTCATTGGTTGTGCCGCTCTCGGACGAGGAGGACATGATGTCGGCCTTACGACAGACGACACGTGCCTGGTACTTCGCAAGCCGGGGGACTTTCGCGTTAGGGCCACCCTCTCCACCATGAGGCGCTCTGACTGCTCGATGACGAGCTGTAGCGCCTATTCTTGCGGCGGTGGCACCGCCCATTCGTCTCTGCCGTGGTCAGCGAGCGGCGGAGGACTACCGCGAGGAGCTGCCCCTCGGCATTGACCGCTAGCTAGACGCGAGACCGGTGGGAGGAAGATACCTCAGGCGCCGCCATCCACTCCCTCACTCACTCCCTATCGCGGCGTGTGGCGCGCGCCTCCGATTCAGCCAGGCGCATCTACGGAAGTGCGAGCACAAGCACCCACCGATGATTGTGAGGAGCATCCGTCGGAGGGGTTGGGGAGGGCCTCCAGGTAGCAGCGCTGCGCGTGTGGTCCATGGTAAGACGGCGCGTTCGCTCTGCATTGTCGAGTGATAGGGACGAAGCAGAGCTCGAGCTACCACCCATGTCCATCTGCGCCCGCTGCAGCGCGATGCAGACGACAAGCTCCTCATTGTCGTCTGCCTCCGTCACGTGGACGTGGGCGTCCCAATCGACGTGGGCGTCCTCGTAGTTGGATGCTGCATGTTCTCGACATTGGGAGAGGAGGGGATCTAGAGGGGAGGGAATGACGGGGATCGGAGTGAGGAGTGGGAGAGTGAAGGTAGGGTTTGGTCCTGTTGGGGATTTTAGTGGGGACAGGGTGTGGTCGGCACGAGCCAGCATGGGCCGGCCTGGCGTGACAGATACGTCCGGACGTGTTCGGGGCGCCTCATATTTGGGCTGAATATGAGCGGTGTCGGTCAGTCCGAACATATATGGATCATTTGAAGAGGCCGGTTTGGTCGAAAAAAATTGAGCGTCAATAACAGAGTCGTCCCACTGGTCAGAACAAAAAGTCCAGTTGTAGATGTTCTTAGGTCTCCTTGTATTTTGGTCAGAACAAAAAGTCCAGTTGTAGTAGATGTTCTTAGGTTTTTTGCTTTCCGTGTAACAACGACGGTCATTTGCACCGACGCCTAACGGGGCCTCGTACAGCTGCCGCACCAAAGACGACACCGCGCGCGCTGCAACCCACCCAGCAATGATCGTGGAAAACAGATTGAGGCCCCGCTTGGATTCGGTGTATATAAATTTACACACCCAGATTTACTCTACAGGTGTATGCTTTATTTTCGTCTGGATTGAAAACGACAATCCAAGCGGGTACAATTATTCTAGCTAGTCCAGTAACTTTGAGACCATTTTAAGCTTCCTATGAAAAGCTGCGCAGTGCCTATTTCTCTCTCTAAAAAGGAGGAAGCTATGGTACATTGGTACAAGTCTCAAAAGCTTCCAAGGAAGAACAATATCTTGGGAGGCCCAAGTTCTGCAAGCATTTGAAAATAAATTCAGTCACATTTCAAAAACGTTCATACAATCTTGAACGGAGAATGTATATGGCTATCCTTGACAAGTTCGTCTTGTGCTCAATTCAATCGCCAGAAGGTATCTGCCTCATCAGAGGAAAGGAGTAATACATCTGTGCGCCACatgccaaaaaaaaaaaaaaacatctgTGCACCGTGCGAGGGAATCTTACATTCTGGTAGCCCGCGTGCACTGGACATCTGCAGATATATATATTCCCTCTGTCcgaaaaatgaatgtatctacgtCCCAAGCTTGTTCCTTAAATGGATCTATCTAAcactaacttgatgctagatacatccattcgagggacaagctttttcggacggagggagtacctggcATATATTGGTCTTGCAGAACTACGGAGACAGATAGAAGAAAGGAAGGGGCCCATATTTTCCTACATGCTTCAAAATCTTTATTGTTCAATGTACAAAAATAATTTCGTTGAACAAGTATACAAAAGATGATCCTGTATCCACTTTGTATGCATCTGTTAGCACTAGATTATACAACTATACCATCCCTATCGTTTTGCTTTGCTTTGGCAGGGAAAAAGAATCGGCACAGAAGACTGCACAAGTGTGTACCTATACCACCGAAAACCTCAGGGCTTCCTTGGACCCCGACCAAATCACATCTCTGTTGTATAAACAATTGATCAGGTCAGAACTCAAAGAATCAACAGAATCTTAGTGCTTTGGTTGACTCCCTTAGAAGTTTGGTCCATGTCAGCTTTATCGCCTGGGACGCCAGAAAGTCTTTTTACCGACAAGGAATTGCCGCTTCACGATTACGGTCTCATAGTGCAGAGAGCGAAGAACCGGGCGCATCTTTTTTATCATGTCCATGGTGTCTTTCAGCACCAACCATCCGCCAGGCCTCAATATCCGGTCGACTTCGGCTGCTACTTCAAGGATGTCACACCTGAAGGGAGACACTGATATCAGGCTATAGTCTGACAAAAAGGAGCACATGTCCTATAATTCATTACCTCTTTGTAAGACTTCCAAGGAGATCACTCATGTGAAGAACATCATAGGTCCTTGGGTATGTGTTGAAAGATTCGCACCAATCATGATATACCCCAATCAAACCTCTGCTAAAAATAACTGGCAAGGTATCTGGCTGGTCAATAGGTACCACATTCATAACCCATAATGGTTTATCAACAAGTGCTGCTGCAAACCTGGTTCACCAAAACTAAGCCTGATTAATATCCCCATCACAACATAGTCATTAGCTAGTTTGATAACAACTATACCTGGTTCCAAAAAAAACATATGTCGATCTACATCTAATTACAGAAATACGATCTATAATACCACTAAAGGAAGTTTCTGGGTTGCATAAACAGACATCTGACTTGGCGGTCCAAAATAATTAGTAACCACTAAGGAGAAACATTTACTCCATTGCTGAGGGAGGATCAGTGAGTTCATGGAATCTTGTACTAAcgaactactacctccgtcccaaaatataagaagaTTTTGCAGTTCAACTTTAAActgcaaaaaacgtcttatattttgggacgggggTAGTACATATGTGTATcgccaaaactcaggcccaaatCATCAATGAAGCAACATCACCAAAAAAGCAAAAGTAGAAGCACTAAAAGCTACAAGGATCGATATTGGTGGCATAAGAAAATGAATATCATAAAACTAATCAGCAGAAATTTGTGTTCTCTTACCCTCCATAACCAGCATTCATGTCCATTACATTACGGACACTTGACCAATTAACTGGAAAGTCATTATAATATACTTCTGAAATGACTTGTTTCCAATATTTTGTATCAGCATCAAACTTTTCGATAGTAGCAGAATCATCAGGCACACTTGCGTATCTGATAAGCCTTTCAGGCCACACAAGGGGAGAGTTGCTTGTTTCATCTGAACTGGAAACAGCAGTTGGCAAAATGCAACTATCAAGAGGAGCGTACCTGCAAAAGCAAAGATAAAATAAGTGGGTATAGATGAAACCAATTCAAAACTGCAGTATTAGTTACATATAAACTATGATATCTACAATATCTACAGTAAGGATAGGCTGCAAATGGTATATCGATCACACAACTGATTTCTGCCCATGAGCCAGTAAATTATAATCAGAGAGGCCACTAGATGCTACAAGACCACTAGCAGTCTGAACTTTGGTGAAACGACAATGAGAGAAATGAAGCAAGCTATAACGTACCAAGGAAAACGTGATCCATCTTTCTTGGAACACAGGAGGGGTTCATTAGTTTTCCTCTCAAGGTAGCAAGAATTTGAGGTTGGTTTTTGATATATAACAACACCAATTCCATTAATATCTTCAGATTTTACAACCGTCCTCCAGCACATTGATTTGGTCAGAGTAACCATTGCTGCCACATGTAAAGGATTTCCCAGTTAGCACAAAACCGGCCACAAAAATGGCACTAGTTACTTGCAAACTATACATAATATTAACGAGGCACTGCTGTAGACATCTTTAGAAACTTGAGTAAAATACTGAATTATGATGTCCTTTGCTTAGTAGTGACATCATTTACTGAATTAGGAGGATATGGATATCCTTTTCTACAGAATTGATCTAAGATAGAAGTAGCTAGTAGCTACCACACTTCTGTCTAGTGTCCAACTTTGCGTCAGTCAGTATTATAGCGTGTTTGGTCAGCAGTCCTCACAGATATGACTATCAGTTCACTTAACACTTGCGGCAATCTCAAAGATAGTATTACTAGGATGAGAACTGAGGCTGAACATATAATTTTATATGATACGGTCACGAACCATTCCAGTcatcttgatctctttgttctttgcgATAGACAGGTGTTGCAGACCAAACGAAAAATCCTCCAGGCCTTAGCACTCTGTTAAGCTCCAGTAGTGGTTTTCCACCTGCACATTCCAATAGAAATGGATATTTAGAAACAAATTAGCAGGAGAAAAATGGTATATATCTGAAAAGGATGAGATATAGATACTACGGTAGCTTAAAAATGCCATGGAGAAATAGAACACTTGCCATTCGCATACCAATGGACCCTGCACCTTGCACAATGGACAACATCAAATGCATTATCAGGGAAAGGGAGCTTTTGAGTTCCAATTACTCCTAGAAATGCTGGAATTCCACGCTCTAATGCAAACTGTATCTGAGCTTCATGCTCATCTTTAGGGGCCAATGACATAGTAATGACATTCCTATCAAGCAGGTATCCACCAAAGCTAGCAACACCACATCCAACATCCAGGACAGTTCTTGTATGTGTTCCCCATTGAATGGTCGGCATTATCTACAGCAAATTATGACAGGAAATCATGATATGACCTTAGAGAGAAAAAACAAGGAACTGTCACGAAGACCCATAGCAGCATTCTTGGGAAACCATTAAACAACTAATACCTCAATAGGA is from Triticum aestivum cultivar Chinese Spring chromosome 1B, IWGSC CS RefSeq v2.1, whole genome shotgun sequence and encodes:
- the LOC123136773 gene encoding probable methyltransferase PMT23 (The sequence of the model RefSeq protein was modified relative to this genomic sequence to represent the inferred CDS: added 71 bases not found in genome assembly), with the translated sequence MAVPSADRKRRPFLLSVSLFLLLSALLVLLVLFLDSSAQSLPFLPSRPSRLSAPSPYLPHQQHSPTPVPTPGGSSDPQPNGPAAAAAKSDVKADASRPNAPVTVAGGSGPSDPSRSVDDSSHPAAVDVDATAVDAAGVDGGEAEDDGAVAEVRWETCKVRRGVSATDYIPCLDNIRAIKALRSRRHMEHRERHCPAPPPRCLVRMPSGYRLPVPWPRSRDMIWYNNVPHPKLVEYKKDQNWVTKSGDYLVFPGGGTQFKDGVARYIEFVEQIMPTIQWGTHTRTVLDVGCGVASFGGYLLDRNVITMSLAPKDEHEAQIQFALERGIPAFLGVIGTQKLPFPDNAFDVVHCARCRVHWYANGGKPLLELNRVLRPGGFFVWSATPVYRKEQRDQDDWNAMVTLTKSMCWRTVVKSEDINGIGVVIYQKPTSNSCYLERKTNEPLLCSKKDGSRFPWYAPLDSCILPTAVSSSDETSNSPLVWPERLIRYASVPDDSATIEKFDADTKYWKQVISEVYYNDFPVNWSSVRNVMDMNAGYGGFAAALVDKPLWVMNVVPIDQPDTLPVIFSRGLIGVYHDWCESFNTYPRTYDVLHMSDLLGSLTKRCDILEVAAEVDRILRPGGWLVLKDTMDMIKKMRPVLRSLHYETVIVKRQFLVGKKTFWRPRR